One window of Elaeis guineensis isolate ETL-2024a chromosome 11, EG11, whole genome shotgun sequence genomic DNA carries:
- the LOC105054483 gene encoding uncharacterized protein, protein MFDGKEQEMQIGFPTDVKHVAHIGWDGPNMNAPSWMKDFHSAPIGTIGPDGNANPTAWGSQDFNAGIDDNPSGEMMPRRSRRSGEPTMGESPDNASRHRHSRRHQSESTVSVDSFNREQPSDGSRRGSRRSRKKDGDSAAAVGGDLPAIPKQSRRRSKGSGSVSSGDSIRASRSKNPASASENVTQERATRPPSSGNRKPAVEGEDYLI, encoded by the exons ATGTTCG ATGGCAAAGAACAAGAAATGCAGATAGGGTTTCCCACGGACGTCAAACACGTGGCACACATTGGATGGGACGGGCCCAACATGAATGCTCCCAGCTGG ATGAAGGATTTCCACTCGGCGCCAATCGGTACAATTGGTCCAGATGGGAATGCAAATCCCACGGCTTGGGGGTCTCAAG atTTCAATGCAGGAATCGATGACAATCCATCGGGCGAGATGATGCCGAGACGCTCCCGACGTTCAGGCGAGCCCACGATGGGAGAGTCCCCCGACAATGCCTCACGGCACCGCCACTCGCGGCGGCACCAGTCCGAAAGCACCGTTTCCGTCGACTCCTTCAATCGCGAGCAGCCCTCCGATGGCTCTCGGAGGGGCAGTAGGAGGTCACGCAAGAAGGACGGCGACTCCGCAGCTGCCGTTGGTGGGGACCTGCCGGCAATTCCCAAACAGTCGCGTCGGAGATCCAAGGGCTCAGGCTCTGTGAGCAGCGGCGACTCCATTCGAGCGTCCAGATCCAAGAACCCAGCGTCGGCGTCGGAGAACGTGACCCAAGAGAGGGCCACCAGACCGCCCTCGTCCGGAAACAGGAAGCCTGCGGTGGAAGGAGaagattatttgatttga